In the genome of Chloroflexota bacterium, one region contains:
- a CDS encoding mandelate racemase/muconate lactonizing enzyme family protein — protein MIIRDIRCAGLRGATPEGGWSNELRPDDCVHTLVVVHTDEGLTGVGSVFTNDALARAALDVLAPLYFGENALEPERVSEKLHQHMFWLGRGGSITHTVSGIDIALWDILGQATGQPVGRLLGGRYRERVRPYGSILMDEPEPLREHILQVKAQGFRAVKMGWGPFGRHSHQKDEAIVRAARDALGPDGDLMVDAGGSDAHWTNGYKWARRTADMLAEYNVYWFEEALHPDALDDYVRLREHAPLPITGGEVLTRRQAFQPWLEAGAFDIVQPDVTKVGGISEERRIAWMAQEHGVRFIPHGWNTAVGLAADLHLASAIPGTDFVEYLTGSPFIDDIVAEPWTLDADGMLAIPDKPGLGLTLDWDAVKRYTRGEKLLD, from the coding sequence ATGATAATCCGCGACATTCGCTGCGCCGGCCTGCGCGGGGCCACCCCGGAAGGCGGCTGGAGCAACGAACTGCGCCCCGACGACTGCGTGCACACGCTGGTCGTCGTGCACACCGACGAAGGGCTAACCGGCGTTGGGAGCGTCTTCACCAACGACGCGCTTGCGCGCGCCGCGCTCGACGTGCTCGCGCCGCTCTATTTCGGCGAGAACGCGCTGGAGCCGGAGCGCGTCAGCGAAAAGCTGCACCAGCACATGTTCTGGCTCGGGCGCGGCGGCAGCATCACGCACACCGTCAGCGGCATCGACATCGCGCTGTGGGACATCCTCGGCCAGGCAACCGGCCAACCGGTCGGCCGCCTGCTGGGCGGGCGCTACCGCGAGCGCGTGCGCCCCTACGGCTCCATCCTGATGGACGAGCCGGAGCCGTTGCGGGAGCACATCCTGCAAGTCAAAGCCCAGGGCTTCCGCGCCGTCAAGATGGGCTGGGGCCCGTTCGGGCGGCACTCGCATCAGAAGGACGAGGCGATCGTGCGCGCCGCCCGCGACGCGCTCGGCCCGGACGGCGACTTGATGGTGGACGCCGGCGGCAGCGACGCGCACTGGACGAACGGCTACAAATGGGCGCGGCGCACCGCCGACATGCTGGCCGAATACAACGTATACTGGTTTGAGGAGGCGCTGCATCCGGACGCGCTCGACGACTACGTGCGGCTACGCGAGCATGCGCCCCTGCCGATCACCGGCGGCGAGGTGCTAACGCGGCGGCAGGCATTCCAGCCATGGCTAGAGGCGGGCGCGTTCGACATCGTCCAGCCCGACGTGACAAAGGTGGGCGGCATCAGCGAGGAACGGCGCATCGCGTGGATGGCGCAGGAGCACGGCGTGCGCTTCATCCCGCACGGTTGGAACACCGCCGTCGGGCTAGCTGCCGACCTGCACCTCGCCTCGGCTATCCCAGGCACCGACTTCGTCGAGTATCTCACCGGCTCGCCGTTCATCGACGACATCGTCGCCGAGCCGTGGACACTCGACGCCGACGGTATGCTCGCTATCCCGGACAAGCCGGGCCTCGGCCTGACGCTCGACTGGGACGCCGTCAAGCGCTACACGCGCGGCGAGAAGCTGCTGGACTAG
- a CDS encoding DUF1572 family protein, translated as MCSFIESYKADIISQYRAQKEMADAALARISDRAFFERLGTGDDHTNSVAILVKHLGGNLRSRWADFLTTDGEKPDRYREREFIAEADETRAGIMQRWEIGWQTLFDALASLSPADFDRTITIRGEPHSIVQALHRNLLHAAHHIGQIDLLATLLHDRGG; from the coding sequence GTGTGTTCGTTCATCGAATCATATAAGGCTGACATCATCAGCCAGTATCGGGCGCAGAAAGAGATGGCCGACGCGGCGCTGGCACGTATCAGCGACCGCGCGTTCTTCGAGCGGCTCGGCACCGGCGACGACCACACCAACAGCGTGGCGATCCTCGTCAAGCATCTCGGCGGCAACCTGCGCTCGCGCTGGGCCGATTTCCTGACGACCGACGGCGAGAAACCCGACCGGTACCGCGAGCGCGAGTTCATCGCCGAGGCCGACGAGACGCGCGCCGGCATCATGCAGCGCTGGGAGATCGGCTGGCAGACGCTGTTCGACGCGCTCGCCAGCCTGTCGCCGGCGGACTTCGACCGCACGATCACGATTCGCGGCGAGCCGCACAGCATCGTGCAGGCACTGCACCGCAACCTGCTGCACGCCGCGCACCACATCGGCCAGATCGATCTGCTGGCCACACTGCTGCACGACCGCGGCGGCTAA